A window of Homalodisca vitripennis isolate AUS2020 unplaced genomic scaffold, UT_GWSS_2.1 ScUCBcl_5975;HRSCAF=12972, whole genome shotgun sequence contains these coding sequences:
- the LOC124373599 gene encoding GTP-binding protein GEM-like produces VENSLSTYEPHACVVVYSIVNRASFKTAEEILNYLWRESYTKEKSVIVVGNKADLARARVIPPNEGKALAASRDCKFIETSSGIQHNVDELLVGILKQIRLRETRDKKRAKRGVKRLHGSKTSLSLNIAREILHKMCLTDGKSKSCENLHVL; encoded by the exons gtGGAAAACTCTCTGTCAACGTATGAGCCGCACGCGTGTGTTGTTGTCTACTCCATCGTAAACCGCGCCTCTTTCAAGACAGCTGAGGAAATCCTGAACTATCTCTGGCGCGAAAGCTATACCAAGGAGAAGTCGGTGATCGTTGTTGGCAATAAGGCTGATCTGGCGAGGGCGAGGGTCATACCTCCCAATG AGGGCAAGGCTCTAGCTGCTTCGCGAGACTGCAAGTTCATAGAGACCTCCAGCGGCATCCAGCACAATGTGGACGAGCTGCTGGTCGGCATCCTCAAGCAGATCCGGCTGCGTGAGACACGAGATAAGAAGCGGGCTAAGAGGGGAGTCAAGCGACTTCATGGCTCCAAGACCTCCTTGTCGCTGAACATCGCACGTGAGATATTGCACAAGATGTGTCTCACAGACGGCAAATCCAAGTCCTGCGAGAATCTACATGTTTTGTGA